The proteins below come from a single Chitinophaga pinensis DSM 2588 genomic window:
- a CDS encoding YhcG family protein, producing the protein MLTNQTLLSDIRTIISNAKEKAIRSVDHERTLMYWHIGRRIFEEEQAGLDRANYGNYLTTFIAEQLEPEYGSGFSKRQVELFRQFYRTFPIANTLYSQLSWSQYKILIRIDNQHKREFYIVETMKNNWTVRQLERQIHSNLWEHLLLSNDKENILSITRDEEHLSDAKQIIKDPMYLEFLGLHREASYYEKDLEQAIITHLQDFLLELGNGFAFVARQKRLHIEGDEFFIDLVFYNRLLRCFVIVEIKSSKLTHQDLGQLQMYVNYYDRFEKKDFENPTIGILLCAEKNNAVVKISLPENNKTIIASEYKLYLPTEKQLIEEVNKEIEKRENELV; encoded by the coding sequence ATGTTAACCAACCAGACTTTACTATCAGATATTAGAACAATAATTTCCAACGCTAAAGAAAAAGCTATCCGATCAGTAGATCATGAACGTACGTTGATGTACTGGCACATTGGCCGACGTATTTTCGAAGAAGAACAGGCAGGATTAGATCGAGCTAATTATGGTAATTATCTTACTACATTCATTGCTGAGCAATTAGAGCCTGAATATGGAAGTGGTTTTTCTAAGAGGCAAGTCGAGCTGTTCCGACAATTTTATAGAACGTTTCCAATTGCGAATACACTGTATTCGCAATTGAGCTGGAGTCAATACAAAATCTTGATCAGAATTGATAATCAACATAAAAGAGAATTTTATATTGTAGAAACAATGAAAAATAACTGGACGGTACGCCAGCTAGAACGTCAAATTCATAGTAATTTATGGGAACACTTATTACTCAGTAATGACAAAGAAAACATTTTGTCCATAACCAGAGATGAAGAACACTTATCTGATGCAAAACAAATAATCAAGGACCCAATGTATCTGGAATTTCTGGGCCTACATCGAGAAGCATCCTATTATGAAAAAGATTTGGAACAAGCTATCATTACCCATTTGCAGGATTTTCTATTAGAACTTGGTAATGGATTTGCCTTTGTTGCCAGACAAAAAAGACTTCACATTGAAGGAGATGAGTTTTTTATTGATCTGGTCTTTTACAATCGCCTGTTACGATGTTTTGTCATTGTGGAAATAAAATCGAGTAAGCTTACGCACCAGGATTTAGGTCAGCTACAGATGTATGTTAACTATTACGATCGTTTCGAAAAAAAAGATTTCGAAAATCCAACTATTGGTATCTTACTCTGTGCCGAAAAAAACAATGCTGTTGTAAAAATATCACTACCTGAAAATAATAAAACAATAATAGCCAGTGAATATAAACTATACCTACCGACTGAAAAACAACTTATTGAAGAAGTAAACAAAGAGATTGAAAAACGTGAGAATGAACTTGTCTAA
- a CDS encoding DUF1801 domain-containing protein, translating into MNALEDFYQQQQEPDKSCLLALRSIILDQHKDITATWKYGMPVFCFKGKMLCYLWIHKKYKVPYLGIVKGKDFDEPFLIQEARARMKIMLLDPNEDLPLETIEKIIQKAITLY; encoded by the coding sequence ATGAACGCATTAGAAGACTTCTATCAACAACAGCAGGAACCTGATAAGAGCTGTCTGCTGGCATTGCGGAGCATCATCCTCGATCAGCATAAAGACATTACTGCCACTTGGAAATACGGCATGCCTGTATTCTGCTTCAAAGGCAAAATGCTCTGCTATCTCTGGATACATAAGAAGTACAAAGTGCCTTATCTGGGTATTGTAAAAGGGAAGGATTTTGATGAACCATTTCTCATACAGGAAGCACGTGCACGTATGAAGATCATGTTGCTGGATCCTAATGAAGATCTTCCATTAGAGACTATAGAAAAGATTATTCAGAAAGCAATTACCCTGTATTAA